From a region of the Neobacillus niacini genome:
- a CDS encoding cytochrome P460 family protein: MKKRLFHSFTLLLALILTACSNNDNESLETSQQGQEDTSQQNQEYAEIGSGAHLVKFPEDLEEGIVFATYDRGDIHENIYVNSREAIEAVQNGGELPSGTVITLEGFRDEELEHYLVMEKRTGWGSQYSPEERTGEWEFQAFTPDREVMEDGIGGRAIGRCYTCHANQERDQYMNSMDQMKEFDIEEISQSKSSSIETPIAAIPADHWKVSEIFAGMKDSKNENKKESNEIEGQEKVDIIQDILWKIYLQQFNS, translated from the coding sequence ATGAAAAAAAGATTATTTCATTCATTTACATTGTTGCTAGCCCTCATCCTTACTGCATGCAGTAACAATGATAATGAATCTTTGGAAACTTCCCAACAGGGTCAAGAGGATACTTCTCAACAGAATCAAGAATACGCTGAGATTGGATCTGGGGCTCACCTTGTTAAATTCCCTGAAGACCTTGAAGAGGGAATTGTGTTTGCCACTTACGATCGAGGAGATATTCATGAAAACATCTATGTAAATAGTAGGGAAGCAATTGAAGCAGTGCAAAACGGAGGGGAGCTACCGAGTGGTACTGTTATCACTCTCGAAGGATTTCGTGATGAAGAGCTTGAGCATTATTTAGTGATGGAAAAGCGGACGGGCTGGGGTTCTCAGTACTCGCCTGAGGAGCGTACTGGGGAATGGGAATTCCAGGCTTTTACTCCTGACAGAGAAGTTATGGAAGATGGTATCGGTGGCCGAGCGATTGGACGATGCTATACCTGTCACGCAAATCAGGAAAGGGATCAATATATGAACTCGATGGATCAAATGAAAGAGTTTGATATAGAAGAGATTTCACAATCAAAGAGCAGCAGTATAGAAACCCCAATCGCAGCTATCCCTGCAGACCACTGGAAAGTAAGTGAGATATTTGCTGGGATGAAAGATTCAAAGAATGAGAATAAAAAAGAAAGCAATGAAATAGAAGGTCAGGAAAAAGTAGATATCATTCAGGACATTCTTTGGAAGATCTATTTACAGCAATTTAATAGTTGA
- a CDS encoding DUF4405 domain-containing protein, whose amino-acid sequence MNHKILFRLVNDLVMTFLMLIAMAYYITGNMVHEVVGVVVLFLFIVHNFLNRRWYRAILKGKHNIRRILQIGINLLFLVTMIVMIVSALFISSELFPFISIDNDMMLRQIHVQTAYWGFIIMTVHIGLSWEMILNSLRRMTGITSTNRIRTIALRILAVLIVAYGVRSSFEGEMGSKLFVYNPFGWSSVDSTIRFLIDHLSIMGIYVCGTHYTLKFIHKQGKRVEKQSDIAL is encoded by the coding sequence TTGAATCATAAGATATTATTCAGGCTTGTCAATGATCTTGTTATGACATTTCTAATGTTAATTGCAATGGCTTACTATATTACCGGAAATATGGTCCATGAAGTGGTTGGAGTTGTGGTGCTTTTCCTATTTATCGTCCATAACTTTTTAAATCGACGTTGGTATAGAGCAATTTTAAAGGGAAAGCACAATATACGGCGGATTTTGCAAATTGGAATCAATCTGCTTTTTCTAGTCACCATGATTGTGATGATCGTAAGTGCTCTGTTCATTTCCAGTGAGTTATTTCCCTTTATTTCTATTGATAATGATATGATGCTACGGCAAATACATGTACAGACTGCCTATTGGGGATTTATCATCATGACTGTTCATATTGGATTATCATGGGAAATGATTCTCAATTCACTTCGTAGGATGACGGGAATAACCAGTACTAATCGTATTCGTACCATTGCGTTGCGTATTTTGGCGGTATTAATTGTTGCCTATGGGGTGCGATCTTCCTTCGAGGGAGAAATGGGTTCTAAACTATTCGTTTACAATCCATTTGGTTGGTCATCTGTTGATTCAACTATAAGATTTTTAATTGACCACCTATCTATCATGGGAATCTATGTTTGTGGGACACATTATACGTTGAAATTTATTCACAAGCAGGGAAAAAGAGTAGAAAAACAGTCTGATATCGCTTTATAA
- a CDS encoding AraC family transcriptional regulator, with product MKKHILIPLNESKLPLFAETIGFNPAQENITRPNGYPYYHWIQTVNGLGSIMCQNQTINLPANSGVLILPHVAHSYKNEQSDGSPWTTLYVTFDGMMIKEILITLGLYQSAFFHWEQDAPISTFIANVLKQSDETTDSSSISASSNVYEFLLLLKKYGKTIKRSLKETNNLGTLYSLIDWMKSQLSNPDVGLDEMALLINTSKRHLNSLFQKNFQVTPYAYFVNLRIQQSKKLLIENNSASISQIALQVGFRSTSHFVATFRKMVGMPPVKYRHLNGIF from the coding sequence ATGAAAAAGCATATTCTAATCCCTTTAAACGAAAGTAAACTGCCCCTTTTTGCAGAAACAATTGGTTTCAACCCAGCACAAGAAAATATCACACGTCCAAATGGTTATCCTTATTACCATTGGATTCAAACTGTCAACGGTCTAGGGTCGATCATGTGTCAAAATCAAACAATAAACCTCCCGGCCAATAGCGGTGTCCTCATCCTACCGCATGTTGCCCACTCGTATAAAAATGAACAAAGTGATGGCTCACCATGGACAACACTTTATGTAACATTTGACGGAATGATGATAAAAGAGATTCTGATAACACTCGGACTTTATCAATCTGCTTTTTTTCACTGGGAACAAGACGCACCGATTTCAACCTTTATTGCCAACGTGTTAAAACAAAGCGACGAGACAACGGACAGCTCAAGCATCAGTGCTTCATCCAATGTCTATGAATTTCTCCTGCTTTTAAAAAAGTATGGAAAAACAATAAAACGCAGCTTGAAAGAAACCAATAACTTAGGAACGTTATATTCCCTCATTGACTGGATGAAGTCCCAACTTTCCAACCCTGATGTCGGCCTAGATGAAATGGCGCTACTTATCAATACATCTAAACGACATTTGAATTCATTATTTCAAAAAAATTTTCAGGTTACACCCTACGCCTATTTTGTGAATTTACGCATTCAGCAATCTAAAAAACTACTTATAGAAAACAATTCCGCTTCAATCAGTCAAATCGCCCTACAAGTAGGTTTTCGTTCCACAAGCCATTTTGTGGCTACTTTTAGGAAAATGGTCGGGATGCCTCCAGTAAAGTACCGTCATCTTAATGGGATTTTTTAA
- a CDS encoding CBO0543 family protein has product MYILINILYLLATFKWGDWRNWKLYYPTILFLIIGDFLYNFLLYKKSMWLFHDLILPNHTIITILAMVVSYSATVLIYLGRFPEEWNKRLLWFLLWVGIYLSVEYINSKFGFITYHNGWNMWWSVLFTVIIFVILPIHQKRPQVAWLLSIIIIVSLLSIFDVKISEMK; this is encoded by the coding sequence ATGTATATTTTAATTAATATTTTATACTTGTTAGCAACGTTTAAATGGGGAGATTGGAGGAATTGGAAACTTTATTATCCGACAATACTTTTCTTAATCATTGGAGATTTTCTATATAACTTTCTCCTCTATAAAAAATCAATGTGGTTGTTTCACGATTTAATCCTACCTAACCATACCATTATTACAATATTAGCTATGGTCGTTTCTTATTCTGCAACCGTATTAATATATCTAGGGAGGTTCCCAGAGGAATGGAATAAACGTTTATTATGGTTTTTGCTATGGGTAGGAATATACTTATCTGTTGAGTATATAAACAGTAAGTTTGGGTTTATTACATACCATAATGGATGGAATATGTGGTGGTCTGTTCTATTTACAGTTATTATTTTCGTTATCTTACCCATACACCAAAAAAGACCTCAGGTGGCTTGGCTTTTATCAATAATAATAATAGTATCGCTATTAAGCATCTTTGATGTAAAAATTAGTGAAATGAAATAA
- a CDS encoding MFS transporter translates to MIKRNNLLVFILTIGVFGILNTEMGVIGILPDIADHFDVSVSKAGWLVSFFALVVAVSGPTMPLLFSGINRKKVMLLVLGVFVLGNIVSIFTSNFTILLLARIIPAFFHPIYCSLAFSVAAASVSKEEAPKAVSKVFIGVSAGMVVGVPVASFIASAISLQMAMVFFAAVNAVAFIATLLFVPSMPVEAGLAYGTQLSVLKKSMTWISIVTVILLNSAVFGVYSYLADYLKTVTNLSSNSISLLLFVFGGANIIGNIVAGKLLTKNAKKSVVSYPFVLGAVYILLFFTGQFTVPMAIITLFWGVLAGIGGNITQYWIMSAAPEAPDFANGLFLTAANLGTTFGAAVGGFIISDMGTQYVVLVGILSLILGLVTILLRNYMYSSTKQLST, encoded by the coding sequence TTGATAAAACGAAATAATTTATTGGTTTTTATATTAACGATCGGTGTTTTTGGCATCTTAAATACCGAAATGGGGGTTATTGGGATATTACCTGATATTGCTGATCACTTTGATGTCAGTGTATCAAAAGCAGGATGGCTGGTGAGTTTCTTTGCCCTGGTTGTTGCAGTGTCTGGCCCAACGATGCCTTTATTATTTTCAGGGATCAATCGGAAGAAGGTTATGTTACTGGTACTAGGTGTTTTTGTTTTGGGGAACATCGTATCCATATTTACGTCTAACTTTACCATTCTGTTATTAGCTCGTATCATACCAGCCTTTTTTCATCCCATTTATTGTTCGTTGGCTTTTTCAGTAGCTGCCGCGTCGGTAAGTAAAGAAGAAGCTCCGAAAGCTGTTTCTAAAGTATTTATTGGAGTTTCTGCCGGTATGGTAGTTGGTGTACCAGTGGCAAGCTTTATCGCTAGCGCAATTTCTTTACAAATGGCGATGGTCTTTTTTGCTGCTGTTAATGCTGTAGCATTCATTGCTACATTACTATTTGTACCATCTATGCCGGTTGAGGCAGGACTTGCCTACGGAACTCAATTATCGGTATTAAAAAAATCAATGACATGGATTTCCATCGTAACCGTCATTTTATTAAATTCTGCCGTATTTGGAGTTTATAGTTATCTTGCTGATTATCTGAAAACCGTTACGAATCTGTCTTCGAATTCTATTAGCTTACTATTATTCGTCTTTGGTGGAGCAAATATTATCGGAAATATTGTAGCAGGGAAATTATTAACTAAAAATGCGAAGAAATCTGTCGTATCCTATCCTTTTGTATTAGGGGCAGTGTATATCCTATTATTTTTCACAGGACAGTTTACCGTACCTATGGCCATCATTACGTTATTTTGGGGAGTGTTGGCGGGAATTGGGGGCAATATCACTCAGTATTGGATTATGTCTGCAGCACCTGAAGCACCTGATTTTGCGAATGGATTATTTCTAACAGCGGCTAACTTAGGAACAACCTTTGGGGCTGCAGTCGGCGGATTCATTATATCGGATATGGGTACACAATACGTTGTGTTAGTGGGGATACTATCATTGATACTAGGTTTAGTAACTATTTTGCTAAGAAATTATATGTATAGTTCTACAAAACAGCTCTCCACATAA
- a CDS encoding LysR family transcriptional regulator — protein sequence MEFRVLRYFLTVAREGSITAAANFLHVTQPTLSRQLKDLEEDLGKKLFIRSSHSIILTEEGMLLRKRAEEIVDMVDKLESEFSSMEETISGDVYIGGGETDAMRQIARVVKDLQLRYPNIRYHLYSGNEDDVTERLDKGLLDFGILIQPADLSKYNYINIPAKDVWGVVMRKDSPLALKYSIQAMDLLNVPLICSRQAMKQTFSKNEFADWFGEDFDKLNVVTTYNLAYNAAIMVDEGIGYAITLDKIVNTSSDSNLCFRPLEPKLESGLNIVWKKHQVFSAATDMFLKEIQAKFLNL from the coding sequence ATGGAATTTAGAGTATTGCGCTATTTTCTTACTGTTGCACGAGAAGGAAGCATTACAGCTGCTGCTAATTTTTTGCATGTTACACAACCAACCTTGTCAAGACAATTAAAAGATCTTGAAGAAGACTTAGGAAAAAAGCTATTTATTCGCAGCAGTCACAGTATCATCCTCACTGAAGAAGGAATGTTGCTGCGAAAGAGAGCAGAAGAAATCGTTGATATGGTCGATAAATTAGAGTCAGAATTTAGTTCCATGGAAGAAACAATTAGTGGGGATGTTTACATCGGTGGTGGTGAAACCGATGCCATGCGACAGATTGCACGGGTAGTTAAAGATTTACAGTTACGTTATCCAAATATACGGTATCACCTCTACAGCGGTAACGAAGACGATGTCACCGAACGGCTTGACAAGGGATTGCTTGACTTTGGTATTTTAATTCAACCAGCTGATTTATCAAAATACAATTACATTAATATCCCTGCCAAGGATGTTTGGGGCGTTGTTATGAGGAAAGACAGTCCACTTGCTCTCAAATATTCCATTCAAGCAATGGATTTATTAAATGTTCCGCTCATCTGTTCACGCCAGGCTATGAAACAGACATTTTCTAAAAATGAATTTGCGGATTGGTTTGGTGAAGATTTTGATAAATTAAACGTCGTAACGACATACAATCTTGCCTATAATGCGGCAATTATGGTGGATGAGGGCATTGGTTATGCCATAACCCTTGATAAAATAGTAAATACGTCTAGTGATAGTAACCTTTGTTTTAGACCACTAGAGCCAAAACTTGAATCAGGTTTAAATATTGTTTGGAAGAAGCACCAGGTTTTTTCCGCTGCTACTGATATGTTTTTAAAAGAAATTCAGGCGAAATTTTTAAATCTTTGA
- a CDS encoding beta-galactosidase, translated as MINEKLPKIWYGGDYNPEQWEKGDWDEDIRIFKLAGIDVATLNVFSWALNQPDEETYNFEWLDEQIERLYQNGIYSCLATSTAAHPAWMAKKYPDVLRVDYQGRKRKFGGRHNSCPNSPTYRKYAERIADRLGERYKDHPGVLIWHVSNEYGGYCYCDNCAESFREWLQEKYGNLGTLNKAWNTRFWGHTFYDWDEIVPPNVLSEEGDRNSSYFQGISLDYRIFQSDSLLECYKLERDVLKKHNPNIPVTTNLMGTYSELDYFKWGKEMDVVSWDNYPRYNTPASFTALAHDLMRGLKSGQPFMLMEQTPSQQNWQAYNSLKRPGVMRLWSYQAVARGADTVMFFQLRRSVGACEKYHGAVIEHVGHENTRVFRETAALGKELAKLSDNLLDARVPAKVAIVYDWENRWATELSSGPSKALDYLNEVHKYYAALFGENILVDMISVDEDLSKYEIVFAPVLYMVKSGYANKLKAFVKNGGTFVTTFFSGIVNEHDLVTLGGYPGELRDLLGIWVEEIDALPPEMKNQIVVKKEVGSLTGSYECSLLFDIIHSEGAEVLAEYGSDFYAATPVITCNSYGNGKAYYVGTCPDTLFLTDFVKTICEEKDIKPLLNVPKGVEVTERRKDGNSYLFVMNHNASTVEIEISEGTDLLTSVELNGKTSLEAFGVMIVKQ; from the coding sequence ATGATAAATGAAAAGCTTCCTAAAATTTGGTATGGCGGAGATTATAATCCAGAGCAGTGGGAGAAAGGCGACTGGGATGAAGATATCCGGATTTTTAAACTAGCTGGAATCGATGTGGCAACATTAAATGTTTTTTCCTGGGCGTTAAATCAGCCGGATGAAGAAACCTACAATTTTGAATGGCTGGATGAACAAATTGAACGTTTATATCAAAATGGAATTTACTCTTGTCTGGCAACTAGTACAGCGGCACATCCCGCATGGATGGCAAAAAAGTATCCCGATGTTTTGCGAGTAGATTACCAGGGAAGAAAACGAAAGTTTGGCGGCAGACACAATTCCTGTCCGAACAGCCCAACCTATCGGAAATATGCAGAACGTATCGCTGACCGATTAGGAGAAAGATATAAAGATCATCCTGGCGTGTTGATTTGGCATGTGTCCAATGAATATGGAGGCTACTGTTATTGTGATAATTGTGCTGAGAGTTTTAGAGAATGGCTTCAAGAAAAATACGGAAACTTAGGTACGTTAAATAAGGCGTGGAATACGCGATTTTGGGGCCATACGTTTTATGATTGGGATGAAATTGTCCCCCCTAATGTTTTAAGTGAAGAGGGGGATAGAAATTCGAGCTACTTCCAAGGAATCTCGTTAGATTATCGTATTTTTCAGTCCGATAGTCTTTTAGAGTGCTATAAACTTGAGCGTGATGTCTTAAAAAAGCATAATCCCAATATACCTGTAACGACAAATTTAATGGGTACCTATAGCGAGCTCGATTATTTTAAATGGGGCAAGGAAATGGATGTTGTATCTTGGGATAACTACCCTCGCTATAACACACCGGCTAGCTTTACTGCACTAGCGCACGATCTGATGAGAGGCTTGAAAAGCGGCCAGCCTTTTATGCTAATGGAACAGACTCCTAGTCAGCAAAATTGGCAGGCATATAATTCGCTGAAACGGCCAGGTGTGATGCGCTTATGGAGCTATCAAGCAGTAGCACGTGGTGCAGATACTGTTATGTTTTTCCAATTGAGGAGATCGGTTGGAGCTTGTGAAAAATACCATGGAGCCGTTATTGAACACGTGGGTCATGAGAATACAAGAGTGTTCCGGGAAACTGCCGCACTTGGCAAAGAGCTGGCAAAGCTTTCAGATAACTTGCTCGATGCACGTGTACCAGCTAAAGTTGCGATCGTATATGACTGGGAAAACCGCTGGGCTACAGAATTATCAAGCGGTCCATCCAAGGCATTGGATTACTTGAATGAAGTTCACAAATATTACGCAGCTTTATTCGGAGAAAATATATTGGTAGACATGATTAGTGTGGATGAGGATTTAAGTAAGTATGAAATCGTCTTTGCGCCAGTGTTATATATGGTGAAATCAGGGTACGCCAATAAATTAAAAGCGTTTGTTAAAAATGGAGGAACGTTTGTGACCACGTTCTTTAGTGGGATCGTCAATGAACATGATCTTGTTACACTTGGCGGTTATCCAGGAGAACTGCGGGATCTCCTTGGTATATGGGTGGAGGAAATTGATGCACTGCCACCTGAAATGAAAAATCAAATTGTCGTAAAAAAAGAAGTTGGCAGCCTGACTGGCAGCTATGAGTGCAGTTTGTTGTTTGATATTATCCATTCAGAGGGTGCAGAAGTACTGGCTGAATATGGTTCTGATTTTTATGCCGCTACTCCTGTCATTACGTGTAATTCCTATGGAAACGGAAAAGCGTATTACGTGGGAACATGCCCTGACACATTGTTCTTAACCGATTTCGTGAAAACGATTTGTGAGGAAAAGGATATAAAACCGTTACTTAATGTTCCTAAGGGGGTGGAAGTGACGGAGAGAAGAAAGGATGGTAACTCTTACTTATTTGTCATGAACCACAATGCTTCAACAGTTGAAATCGAGATAAGTGAAGGAACCGATCTGTTAACAAGTGTGGAATTAAACGGGAAAACTTCTCTAGAGGCGTTTGGAGTAATGATTGTAAAACAATAG
- a CDS encoding YjcZ family sporulation protein has translation MGFGFGCGGGYGYGGGYNGSSFVLIVVLFILLIIVLSSWC, from the coding sequence ATGGGCTTTGGATTCGGCTGTGGCGGCGGTTATGGCTATGGTGGTGGCTATAACGGCAGTAGCTTTGTACTGATCGTTGTATTGTTCATTCTGCTGATCATCGTACTTTCCAGTTGGTGTTAA
- a CDS encoding SDR family NAD(P)-dependent oxidoreductase has product MSQDKQVALVTGGNRGIGYELVKQLALKGFKVILASRDPEMGQEAAQRLMDTNLDVSFVEMDVVSQESIRQAAITINKRFGRLDVLINNAGVYLDKNQKLLAMDPGILEKTMATNFFGVYHVIRSFIPLMEIQGYGRIITISSEYGAMSELTYPGVGAYKLSKFALNGLTRLVAAEVNGDIKINAVDPGWVSSDMGGPSAPITPKQAAESIVSLATIGPEGPNGAFFRDGKRIDW; this is encoded by the coding sequence ATGTCACAGGATAAACAAGTTGCACTTGTCACCGGCGGGAATCGAGGAATTGGATATGAGTTGGTCAAACAATTGGCGTTGAAAGGTTTTAAGGTCATTTTGGCAAGTCGGGATCCAGAGATGGGTCAGGAAGCTGCGCAAAGACTTATGGATACAAATCTTGACGTTTCTTTTGTCGAGATGGATGTAGTTAGTCAAGAAAGCATAAGGCAAGCTGCCATTACAATAAATAAGCGTTTTGGAAGATTAGACGTATTGATAAATAATGCAGGCGTGTATTTAGATAAGAATCAAAAGTTATTGGCTATGGATCCTGGCATTCTAGAGAAAACAATGGCTACTAATTTCTTCGGTGTTTACCATGTGATCCGTTCCTTTATTCCCCTCATGGAAATACAGGGCTACGGGAGAATTATTACTATTTCCTCAGAATATGGGGCGATGAGTGAATTGACCTATCCAGGAGTAGGCGCTTATAAGTTATCTAAATTTGCCCTAAATGGATTGACTCGACTAGTAGCTGCAGAAGTCAATGGTGATATCAAAATAAATGCAGTCGATCCGGGATGGGTGAGCTCAGATATGGGTGGACCATCGGCTCCAATAACTCCTAAGCAAGCTGCTGAGTCTATCGTTTCGTTAGCGACGATAGGACCTGAAGGACCCAATGGGGCATTCTTTAGAGATGGGAAACGAATCGATTGGTAA
- a CDS encoding PrsW family intramembrane metalloprotease, with protein sequence MKCPQCVYSNPDGVKFCLSCGEKFFKNNSSEDENSFFYEFAHYVDMLPNIERSIEPKFHNIFSRVFRKHSELEAERLFIVGTALTTPKISEVKETWPKPWLFARVFIIALLIFAGFYTGVSYFGNWNFIPGVIIVGAFAVPFSTLMFFWEMNAPQNIAFYRVIYYVLTGGILSMLAAIVFFDILKNNINPITIGIVEELAKAIMVIAFVRYRKYKYILNGLLIGAAVGAGFAAFETAGYALRSLLSGDGANLYNTIIIRGIFAPGGHVAWAALTGAAFCRVQGDNRFNLSMIFRFKFLRVFILVVVIHALWDTPIQGMFPYGHTFLTIASWIVVFLLIRAGLKEIGERKLMV encoded by the coding sequence TTGAAATGCCCGCAATGTGTGTATTCTAATCCTGATGGAGTGAAGTTCTGCTTAAGCTGCGGCGAAAAGTTTTTTAAAAATAACAGTTCAGAGGATGAAAACAGCTTTTTTTATGAGTTTGCCCACTATGTTGATATGCTTCCAAATATCGAACGGTCAATTGAGCCTAAATTTCACAATATATTTTCGCGTGTTTTCCGTAAGCATAGTGAATTGGAAGCGGAACGGCTGTTTATAGTAGGAACAGCGCTTACGACACCGAAGATTTCGGAAGTAAAAGAGACTTGGCCAAAACCGTGGCTTTTTGCGAGGGTGTTCATCATTGCGCTACTTATATTTGCAGGATTTTACACAGGTGTTAGCTATTTTGGAAATTGGAACTTTATACCTGGAGTTATTATTGTTGGTGCATTTGCTGTTCCGTTTTCAACGTTAATGTTCTTCTGGGAGATGAATGCTCCGCAAAATATTGCTTTTTACCGAGTTATATATTACGTATTGACCGGCGGGATTCTCTCCATGTTAGCCGCCATCGTTTTTTTTGATATTCTTAAAAATAATATTAATCCGATTACGATTGGTATTGTTGAGGAGCTTGCTAAAGCAATAATGGTCATTGCGTTTGTTCGCTATAGAAAATATAAATATATACTAAACGGCCTTCTCATTGGTGCTGCTGTTGGAGCAGGTTTTGCAGCGTTTGAAACCGCTGGGTATGCTTTAAGGTCATTGCTTTCAGGGGATGGCGCAAATCTCTACAATACGATTATTATCCGAGGGATCTTTGCTCCTGGCGGGCATGTTGCCTGGGCTGCTCTGACTGGTGCAGCATTCTGCAGAGTACAAGGGGACAATCGATTTAATCTTAGTATGATATTCCGTTTCAAATTTTTACGCGTCTTTATCTTGGTGGTTGTGATCCATGCACTATGGGACACTCCTATACAAGGAATGTTCCCCTATGGACATACTTTTTTAACGATAGCTTCATGGATTGTTGTTTTTCTACTCATCCGTGCCGGTCTTAAGGAGATAGGAGAAAGAAAATTAATGGTCTAG
- a CDS encoding YjcZ family sporulation protein, producing MSEGRGYGMGFALIVVLFILLIIVGASFMGY from the coding sequence ATGAGTGAAGGAAGAGGATATGGAATGGGATTTGCTTTAATTGTTGTATTGTTTATTCTCCTTATCATTGTCGGAGCTTCTTTTATGGGTTACTAA
- a CDS encoding NAD(P)-dependent alcohol dehydrogenase, whose protein sequence is MITAKARAVDGPDKQFRAAEIKRRDLDLHDVLIEIKFAGICHSDIHTAHGEWGPVNYPLVPGHEIAGIVTEVGAEVTKYKVGDRVGVGCMVDSCGECENCRKGEEQYCLNGNVPTYAGVDKYGEPTQGGYSTHIVVTEDFVVRIPDSIELDAAAPLLCAGITTYSPLNHWGAGPGKKVAVVGLGGLGHMAVKIAHAMGAEVTVLSQTLSKKEDGLQFGADTYYATSNPETFEKLAGTFDLIINTVSAKIDISAYLSLLALDGTLVNVGAPAEPLSLNVFSLIGHRRSFAGSMIGGIRETQEMLNFCAEHNIVPNIEVISADQIDEAYKRVLASDVKYRFVIDISTM, encoded by the coding sequence ATGATAACTGCTAAAGCACGAGCTGTGGATGGTCCAGACAAACAATTTCGAGCTGCTGAAATTAAACGCCGCGATCTTGATTTACATGATGTTCTAATTGAAATTAAATTTGCAGGCATATGCCATTCTGATATCCATACTGCTCATGGCGAGTGGGGTCCCGTGAACTATCCACTCGTACCTGGTCATGAGATTGCTGGTATTGTGACCGAAGTAGGAGCAGAGGTCACAAAGTACAAGGTTGGTGACCGGGTAGGGGTTGGATGTATGGTTGACTCCTGTGGCGAATGTGAGAACTGCCGTAAAGGAGAGGAACAATATTGTCTTAACGGAAATGTTCCTACCTACGCTGGTGTTGACAAGTACGGTGAGCCAACTCAAGGTGGATATTCAACCCACATAGTCGTTACTGAGGACTTTGTAGTTAGAATTCCTGATAGCATTGAGCTTGACGCTGCAGCACCATTACTTTGTGCAGGTATTACCACCTATTCACCATTAAACCATTGGGGAGCAGGACCAGGTAAGAAAGTCGCGGTTGTTGGGTTGGGCGGTCTTGGTCATATGGCTGTTAAGATTGCACACGCCATGGGGGCAGAAGTTACCGTTCTGTCACAAACATTGAGTAAAAAAGAAGATGGCTTGCAATTCGGCGCAGACACCTACTATGCAACAAGCAACCCTGAAACATTCGAGAAACTTGCCGGTACATTTGATTTAATCATTAACACGGTAAGTGCAAAAATCGATATTAGTGCGTACCTCTCTCTGTTAGCGCTGGATGGAACGCTAGTAAATGTCGGTGCGCCTGCAGAGCCATTATCATTAAATGTGTTTTCTCTCATCGGTCATCGCCGTTCCTTTGCAGGTTCAATGATTGGTGGCATCCGTGAGACTCAGGAGATGTTGAACTTCTGTGCGGAACATAACATTGTTCCTAATATTGAAGTGATCTCGGCCGATCAAATTGACGAAGCATATAAACGCGTTTTAGCTTCAGATGTGAAATATCGATTTGTCATCGATATTAGCACAATGTGA
- a CDS encoding MerR family transcriptional regulator codes for MKTYTISEVAKELNLTVYTLRYYDKEGLMPFVERTPNGTRRFKESDIDALRIIECLKSTAMPIKEIKNFIDWCSDGDSTLQQRYDMFMDRKAIVEAQIEELKKQMEVIEHKCSYYRTALEAGTEAIHKDNKIEINH; via the coding sequence ATGAAGACATACACGATCAGTGAAGTTGCAAAAGAATTGAATCTTACCGTATATACCTTGCGTTACTACGATAAGGAAGGACTTATGCCTTTTGTAGAACGGACACCAAACGGAACACGGCGGTTTAAGGAATCCGATATTGACGCTTTAAGAATAATTGAATGTCTGAAATCCACAGCGATGCCCATTAAGGAAATTAAAAATTTCATTGATTGGTGTTCGGATGGGGATTCCACGTTGCAACAAAGATACGACATGTTTATGGATCGAAAAGCTATTGTCGAAGCACAGATAGAGGAACTAAAAAAACAAATGGAAGTCATCGAGCATAAATGCAGCTATTACCGGACTGCTTTGGAAGCAGGAACGGAAGCTATTCATAAAGACAATAAAATTGAGATTAATCATTAA